One window of Salegentibacter sp. Hel_I_6 genomic DNA carries:
- a CDS encoding aminotransferase class V-fold PLP-dependent enzyme, translating to MSIATNNIAFNVEEIRKDFPILNREVNGYPLVYLDNAATSQTPKQVMDAIVDYYSNYNANIHRGVHSLSQEATDKYEGARKTIQQHFNAEKTHEIIFTSGTTHGINLVASGFASILKKGDEILVSALEHHSNIVPWQMLCEKTGAILKVIPMNQEGELIYEAFEDLLSENTKMVFLNHVSNALGTINPIKKIIDKSHEKGAAVLIDGAQAAPHIKADVQALDVDFYVVSAHKMCGPTGVGILYGKEEWLHKLPPYQGGGEMIATVSFEKTTYADLPHKFEAGTPNICGGIAFGAAIDYMNAIGFEAIARYEQDLLDYATLKLLEIDGMKIYGTSRDKTAVISFNIEGLHPYDIGTLVDKMGIAVRTGHHCAQPIMDFYKIPGTVRASFSFYNTKEEIHRFIDAVKKAKMMLS from the coding sequence ATGAGCATTGCTACTAATAATATAGCTTTTAATGTTGAAGAAATAAGAAAAGACTTCCCTATCCTAAATAGGGAAGTTAATGGTTATCCCTTGGTTTATTTGGATAATGCGGCGACTTCGCAAACTCCAAAACAGGTAATGGATGCTATTGTAGATTATTATTCTAATTACAACGCCAACATTCATCGTGGTGTGCATAGTCTTTCTCAAGAAGCTACCGATAAATACGAAGGCGCAAGAAAGACGATTCAGCAACATTTTAATGCTGAAAAAACGCACGAAATCATTTTCACTTCAGGAACAACCCACGGGATTAACCTTGTGGCCAGCGGATTTGCTTCTATTCTAAAAAAGGGAGATGAAATCCTTGTTTCGGCATTAGAACATCATTCTAATATTGTGCCCTGGCAAATGCTTTGTGAAAAAACAGGAGCGATTTTAAAAGTGATCCCTATGAATCAGGAAGGCGAACTTATTTATGAAGCCTTTGAGGATTTACTTTCAGAAAATACAAAAATGGTTTTCTTAAATCACGTTTCAAACGCTTTGGGAACTATTAACCCTATAAAAAAGATTATAGATAAATCTCACGAAAAAGGCGCCGCCGTTTTGATTGATGGCGCACAGGCTGCTCCCCATATCAAAGCCGATGTCCAGGCATTAGATGTAGATTTTTATGTTGTTTCTGCCCATAAAATGTGCGGTCCAACCGGAGTTGGTATTTTATATGGAAAAGAAGAATGGCTCCATAAACTTCCACCTTACCAGGGTGGTGGGGAGATGATCGCTACAGTAAGTTTTGAAAAAACCACTTATGCCGATCTTCCGCATAAATTTGAAGCAGGAACACCAAACATTTGCGGTGGCATCGCTTTTGGCGCTGCTATAGATTATATGAACGCTATAGGTTTTGAAGCCATTGCGAGATATGAACAAGATCTACTTGATTACGCCACTTTAAAACTCCTGGAAATAGACGGAATGAAGATCTACGGAACTTCCAGAGATAAAACTGCGGTAATTTCTTTTAATATTGAAGGGCTTCATCCGTATGATATTGGGACGCTCGTCGACAAAATGGGGATAGCAGTTAGAACCGGTCATCATTGTGCGCAACCGATTATGGATTTTTATAAAATTCCGGGTACGGTTAGAGCTTCGTTCTCGTTTTATAATACCAAAGAGGAAATTCACCGATTCATTGATGCGGTTAAAAAAGCTAAAATGATGTTATCTTAA
- the sufD gene encoding Fe-S cluster assembly protein SufD, whose protein sequence is MELKEKLVSSFLAFEEEFTGTNDDLHKIRNQAIKDFETIGFPSRKEEDYKYTSLKSILKEDYSLFPKKENAIEYKDIKKYLIHEIDTYDLVFIDGIYSSHLSSTTHDKIDVCLMSSALNKDLYKPVIDNYFNKLAPKNGLNSLNTAFTKEGAFIHIHKNTMADKPIQIINFSTGNESSLLVQPRNLIVVDENSHCQIIERHQSLTDHPVLTNSVTEIFADKRAIVDYYKIQNDKLSASLIDNTYIEQQSESFCSVHTFSLGGKLTRNNLNFYQRGERIDSTMKGITLIEGKQHVDHNTLVHHIEPNCESHQDYKGIFDERSVGVFNGKVVVEKEAQKTNAYQSNNNVLLNDKATINSKPQLEIFADDVKCSHGCTIGQLDEEALFYLQSRGIPKKEASGLLMYAFANNVLESVKIPEIKKRINKLIAHKLGVELGFNL, encoded by the coding sequence ATGGAGTTAAAAGAAAAATTAGTATCATCATTCCTGGCATTTGAAGAAGAATTCACAGGAACTAATGATGATCTACATAAAATAAGAAATCAGGCGATTAAAGATTTCGAAACTATAGGTTTTCCAAGCCGAAAGGAAGAAGATTATAAATACACTTCTTTGAAATCGATTTTGAAAGAAGACTACAGTCTTTTTCCAAAGAAGGAAAATGCTATAGAATACAAAGACATTAAAAAATACCTTATTCACGAGATAGATACTTATGATTTGGTGTTTATAGATGGTATTTACTCATCGCACTTATCCAGCACTACGCACGATAAGATTGATGTTTGCCTCATGTCTTCAGCATTGAATAAAGATCTTTATAAGCCGGTAATAGATAATTATTTCAACAAACTGGCGCCTAAAAATGGGTTGAATTCGTTGAATACTGCTTTTACCAAAGAAGGAGCTTTTATTCATATTCATAAGAATACAATGGCAGATAAGCCAATCCAGATCATTAATTTCTCTACAGGAAATGAATCTTCTTTATTGGTCCAACCTCGTAATTTAATCGTGGTAGATGAGAATTCTCATTGCCAGATTATTGAGCGTCACCAAAGTTTGACCGATCACCCGGTACTTACAAATTCAGTTACTGAAATTTTTGCTGATAAAAGGGCAATCGTAGATTATTATAAGATCCAGAACGATAAACTTTCTGCATCTTTAATAGATAACACTTACATCGAGCAGCAATCTGAAAGTTTCTGTTCGGTACATACTTTTTCCCTTGGTGGGAAATTGACCCGAAATAATCTTAATTTTTACCAAAGAGGGGAACGTATAGATTCTACGATGAAAGGTATAACCCTTATTGAAGGAAAACAGCACGTAGACCATAATACTTTGGTACATCACATTGAACCAAATTGTGAATCTCACCAGGACTACAAAGGTATTTTTGATGAAAGATCGGTTGGGGTGTTCAATGGGAAAGTGGTTGTTGAGAAAGAAGCACAGAAAACAAACGCTTACCAGTCTAACAACAATGTTTTATTAAACGATAAAGCGACCATAAACTCAAAACCGCAGTTAGAGATTTTTGCAGATGATGTAAAATGTAGCCACGGTTGTACAATTGGTCAATTAGACGAAGAGGCTTTATTTTATCTTCAATCCCGTGGCATTCCGAAAAAAGAGGCTAGCGGACTTTTAATGTACGCTTTTGCCAATAATGTACTGGAAAGTGTGAAAATTCCAGAAATTAAAAAGAGAATCAATAAACTTATAGCCCATAAATTGGGTGTAGAATTAGGATTCAACCTGTAA
- the sufC gene encoding Fe-S cluster assembly ATPase SufC yields the protein MLKIKNLHASIEDKEILKGINLEINPGEVHAIMGPNGSGKSTLSSVIAGKEEFEQTQGEIIFENTEISEMDPEERAHKGIFLSFQYPVEIPGVSVTNFMKTAINAHRKANGLEDMPANEMLKKIREKSADLEIDRKFLSRSLNAGFSGGEKKRNEIFQMAMLEPKLAILDETDSGLDIDALKVVADGVNKLRSKDNAVLLITHYQRLLNYIVPDFVHVMVDGKIVKSGGKELALELEERGYEWVKAEKAV from the coding sequence ATGCTAAAAATAAAGAATTTACACGCGAGTATAGAAGATAAGGAAATCCTTAAGGGAATTAATCTTGAAATTAATCCGGGAGAAGTTCACGCTATTATGGGACCAAACGGTTCAGGAAAAAGTACGCTTTCTTCGGTAATAGCCGGGAAAGAAGAATTTGAACAAACTCAGGGCGAAATAATTTTTGAAAACACAGAGATTTCAGAAATGGATCCAGAAGAAAGAGCTCATAAAGGAATCTTTCTTTCTTTTCAATATCCTGTGGAAATTCCGGGAGTTTCGGTTACCAATTTTATGAAAACCGCGATCAACGCGCATAGAAAAGCTAACGGACTTGAAGATATGCCGGCTAATGAAATGTTGAAGAAAATTCGCGAGAAATCTGCAGACTTAGAAATAGACCGCAAATTTTTATCAAGATCTTTAAATGCAGGATTTTCAGGTGGTGAAAAGAAAAGAAATGAGATCTTTCAAATGGCTATGCTAGAACCAAAATTAGCAATTCTAGATGAAACCGATTCAGGTTTGGATATAGATGCCCTTAAAGTTGTAGCAGATGGTGTAAACAAATTAAGAAGCAAAGACAACGCGGTATTGCTAATTACGCACTACCAACGTTTACTTAACTATATTGTTCCAGATTTTGTACACGTAATGGTGGATGGTAAAATTGTGAAATCTGGCGGAAAAGAACTTGCATTAGAGCTGGAAGAAAGAGGTTATGAATGGGTGAAGGCTGAAAAAGCGGTTTAG
- the sufB gene encoding Fe-S cluster assembly protein SufB — protein MAYTEDDLKKELETKEYEYGFYTDIESDTFPVGLNEDIVRAISKKKEEPEWMTEWRLEAYRHWTTMKEPEWANVHYEKPNFQNISYYSAPNKKPKYDSLDEVDPELLDTFKKLGISVDEQKKLAGVAVDIVMDSVSVTTTFKKTLAEKGIIFCSISEAIREHPELVKKYIGSVVPTTDNFYAALNSAVFSDGSFCYIPKGVRCPMELSTYFRINQAGTGQFERTLVVAEPGSYVSYLEGCTAPTRDENQLHAAVVELVALDDAEIKYSTVQNWFPGSKEGKGGVYNFVTKRGICEKGAKISWTQVETGSAVTWKYPSCILKGDNSIGEFYSIAVTNNFQQADTGTKMIHLGKNTKSTIISKGISAGESQNSYRGLVQINGRAENARNFSQCDSLLMGNKCGAHTFPYIEVKNKSAQVEHEATTSKIGEDQIFYCNQRGIDTEKAIALIVNGFSKEVLNKLPMEFAVEAQKLLEISLEGSVG, from the coding sequence ATGGCATATACTGAAGATGATTTAAAAAAAGAGCTCGAGACAAAAGAATATGAGTACGGGTTTTATACCGATATCGAATCGGATACATTTCCCGTGGGATTAAATGAAGATATTGTTAGAGCGATCTCTAAAAAGAAAGAAGAACCAGAATGGATGACTGAATGGCGACTGGAAGCGTATCGCCACTGGACAACTATGAAAGAACCGGAATGGGCAAATGTACATTACGAAAAGCCTAATTTTCAGAATATTTCATACTATTCGGCTCCTAACAAAAAACCTAAATACGATAGTTTAGATGAAGTGGATCCTGAATTACTGGATACTTTCAAAAAGCTGGGAATTTCTGTAGATGAACAGAAAAAACTTGCAGGAGTTGCTGTTGATATCGTTATGGATTCTGTTTCGGTAACAACAACCTTTAAGAAAACGCTTGCTGAAAAAGGAATTATCTTTTGTTCTATTTCTGAAGCAATTAGAGAACATCCTGAATTGGTAAAAAAATATATTGGCTCAGTAGTACCAACAACCGATAACTTTTACGCGGCATTAAATTCCGCAGTATTTAGTGATGGTTCATTTTGCTACATTCCAAAAGGCGTGAGATGCCCAATGGAACTTTCAACTTATTTTAGGATCAACCAGGCCGGTACAGGTCAGTTTGAACGAACACTTGTAGTTGCAGAGCCAGGCAGTTACGTAAGTTACCTTGAAGGTTGTACTGCTCCAACCCGTGATGAAAATCAATTGCACGCGGCGGTGGTAGAATTAGTTGCTTTAGATGATGCTGAAATTAAATACAGTACCGTTCAAAACTGGTTCCCGGGAAGTAAAGAAGGAAAAGGTGGCGTTTACAATTTTGTAACCAAACGGGGAATTTGTGAAAAAGGAGCTAAGATCTCCTGGACCCAGGTTGAGACAGGATCTGCAGTAACCTGGAAATACCCTTCCTGCATTTTAAAAGGAGATAATTCTATTGGTGAATTTTATTCAATTGCAGTAACCAATAATTTCCAACAAGCAGATACCGGAACGAAAATGATTCACCTTGGTAAAAACACCAAAAGCACCATTATTTCTAAAGGTATTTCTGCAGGTGAATCGCAAAATTCCTACCGCGGACTTGTGCAAATAAATGGCAGAGCTGAAAATGCCCGTAATTTTTCACAGTGTGATTCCCTCTTAATGGGTAACAAATGTGGTGCACATACCTTCCCTTATATCGAGGTGAAAAACAAATCGGCGCAGGTAGAGCACGAGGCTACAACCAGCAAAATTGGAGAAGACCAAATTTTCTATTGTAACCAACGTGGTATTGATACCGAAAAAGCTATTGCGCTTATCGTAAATGGTTTCAGTAAAGAGGTATTGAATAAACTACCTATGGAATTTGCGGTGGAAGCTCAAAAACTATTAGAAATTTCTCTTGAAGGTTCTGTAGGATAA
- a CDS encoding iron-sulfur cluster assembly accessory protein, producing the protein MIKVSESAKTKIAALMTEEGFDNLQDFVRVGVKSGGCSGLSYELKFDKAKAEDDKLFEDNEVKIVVDKRSVLYLAGTILEFSGGLNGKGFVFNNPNAQRTCGCGESFSL; encoded by the coding sequence ATGATAAAAGTAAGCGAAAGCGCTAAAACAAAGATTGCCGCTTTAATGACCGAGGAAGGTTTTGACAACTTACAGGACTTTGTTCGCGTGGGTGTGAAAAGCGGAGGCTGCTCTGGCCTGTCTTATGAATTAAAATTTGACAAAGCTAAAGCTGAAGACGACAAACTTTTTGAAGATAACGAAGTAAAAATAGTAGTAGATAAACGCAGTGTTTTATACCTGGCCGGAACCATTTTGGAATTTTCTGGCGGTTTAAATGGTAAAGGTTTTGTTTTTAACAATCCTAACGCCCAAAGAACTTGCGGATGCGGAGAAAGTTTTTCTCTGTAA
- the thiL gene encoding thiamine-phosphate kinase has product MFQNSQDMRTNLSELGEFGLIEHLTKGFEPKLSSTVKAIGDDAAVLNFENKHTVVTTDLLVEGVHFDLAYMPLKHLGYKAVMVNASDVYAMNAKATQITVSIAASNRFPVEALEELYSGIELAAKLYNIDVVGGDTTSSTSGLFISITAIGVAEKEDIVYRSGAKPNDLLVVTGDLGAAYMGLQILEREKEVFKANPNAQPDLDPYTYLIERQLKPEARKDIAPLLKELGVKPTSMIDISDGLSSEIIHLCKNSQVGANLFEEKIPLDPAVISVCEEFDIDSTTIALSGGEDYELLFTISQDDYDKIKANPSLSVIGHMTEEKEGMHLITRANQKLPLIARGWNSMEDKSGNSNKEE; this is encoded by the coding sequence ATGTTTCAGAATAGTCAGGATATGCGCACAAACCTTTCAGAATTAGGTGAATTTGGATTAATAGAACACCTAACCAAAGGTTTTGAGCCCAAGCTTTCTTCTACTGTAAAGGCGATTGGTGATGATGCCGCCGTATTGAATTTTGAAAATAAACACACTGTAGTTACTACAGATCTTTTGGTGGAAGGCGTGCATTTTGATCTCGCTTATATGCCGCTTAAGCATTTGGGGTATAAGGCGGTAATGGTAAACGCATCAGATGTTTACGCGATGAATGCCAAAGCTACTCAAATCACGGTTTCTATAGCTGCTTCTAACAGATTTCCGGTGGAAGCGCTGGAAGAATTATACTCCGGAATAGAACTGGCTGCAAAACTTTATAATATTGATGTTGTAGGCGGCGATACCACTTCTTCAACTTCCGGTTTATTTATCAGTATAACTGCGATTGGAGTTGCTGAAAAAGAAGATATCGTTTACCGAAGCGGCGCTAAACCAAACGATTTGCTTGTGGTTACCGGCGATCTTGGCGCTGCATATATGGGCTTGCAAATTTTAGAACGTGAAAAGGAAGTTTTTAAAGCAAACCCAAACGCGCAACCAGATCTTGACCCTTATACTTATTTAATTGAAAGACAATTAAAGCCAGAAGCCAGAAAAGATATCGCGCCTTTATTAAAAGAACTTGGTGTAAAACCAACCTCCATGATAGATATTAGCGACGGACTATCTTCTGAAATTATTCACTTGTGCAAGAATTCACAGGTGGGCGCCAATTTATTTGAAGAGAAAATTCCTTTAGATCCTGCGGTTATTTCTGTTTGTGAAGAATTCGATATAGACAGCACCACTATTGCTTTAAGTGGCGGGGAGGATTATGAATTGCTTTTTACTATTTCGCAAGATGATTACGATAAAATAAAAGCTAATCCCAGTTTAAGCGTGATTGGCCATATGACAGAGGAAAAGGAAGGCATGCATTTAATAACCCGTGCTAATCAAAAACTTCCTTTAATTGCTCGTGGCTGGAATTCTATGGAAGATAAAAGTGGTAATTCTAACAAAGAAGAATAA
- a CDS encoding DUF1660 family phage protein, with amino-acid sequence MKERNPKLFSFGKVLCSIFGHKLRVSKNVTDHVHEYRCEKCGMEMTDTANGFLARLTPKFKETNDYISKIHEKRKRKHYAHAS; translated from the coding sequence ATGAAAGAAAGAAACCCTAAATTATTTTCGTTCGGAAAAGTTTTATGCAGCATTTTCGGACATAAACTGCGTGTATCAAAAAATGTTACCGATCACGTTCACGAATATAGATGCGAGAAATGTGGAATGGAAATGACCGATACCGCAAATGGTTTTTTAGCTCGTTTAACTCCGAAATTCAAAGAAACCAACGATTATATCTCTAAAATACACGAAAAAAGAAAGCGCAAGCATTACGCCCACGCCTCTTAA
- a CDS encoding alpha/beta fold hydrolase — protein sequence MHIDYLSTQIHYNEKGRGNPLVLLHGFLESKEIWKDFAAELSAKRQVISIDLPGHGESGNFAETHTMRDMAKAVKAVLEKLKVQEASFVGHSMGGYVSLEFQNIFPTICKSLVLVNSTPQADSEERKANRDRAAALVLKNKKAFVSMAISNLLTPENNKVFKSQIEVLKNRTLQFSTEGIYAAILGMKIRTDNTGHFAKFNRQKIIVAGENDPILDYNTIKNIASRSKSEFKSLPDGHLSFLENKNALLEILKFID from the coding sequence ATGCATATTGATTATCTAAGCACACAAATACATTATAATGAAAAAGGACGGGGTAATCCACTCGTTCTTCTACACGGCTTTTTAGAATCTAAAGAGATTTGGAAAGATTTTGCTGCAGAATTATCAGCAAAACGACAGGTTATTTCCATAGATCTTCCCGGGCACGGCGAATCTGGAAACTTCGCAGAAACTCATACTATGAGAGACATGGCAAAGGCTGTAAAAGCAGTTTTAGAAAAGCTTAAAGTTCAGGAAGCTTCATTTGTTGGTCATTCTATGGGAGGTTATGTGAGTTTGGAATTCCAAAATATTTTTCCTACAATATGTAAAAGTCTGGTGTTGGTTAATTCTACCCCACAGGCAGATTCTGAGGAACGAAAAGCTAATCGCGATCGTGCGGCGGCGCTGGTTCTAAAAAACAAAAAAGCTTTTGTGAGTATGGCGATTTCAAATTTATTAACGCCTGAAAACAATAAGGTTTTCAAATCTCAAATTGAAGTTTTAAAAAACCGCACACTCCAATTTTCTACTGAAGGAATCTATGCCGCCATTTTAGGTATGAAAATTCGTACAGACAATACCGGACATTTCGCAAAATTTAATAGACAGAAAATTATTGTAGCTGGAGAAAATGATCCTATTTTAGATTACAATACAATAAAAAATATAGCAAGTCGTTCCAAAAGTGAGTTCAAAAGTCTTCCAGATGGACATTTATCATTTCTGGAAAACAAAAATGCTCTTTTAGAAATTTTGAAATTCATCGATTAA
- a CDS encoding YoaK family protein has protein sequence MLRKHNKYRTVKDNIQLGGLTAFSAGMVNVTSVIIFFAFTSNVTGHYAILAEEIAKGNWHEALIVFGWIFMFFFGNFFSNFIVINFDRKNTYLAHSTPLLVEILCLFAVGTYGHFYYAETLAETEIMVGIMLFAMGIQNGLTASISNFSVKTTHLTGLTTDIGLLASMFTQKRFRENKDLIAKKNVLLTVASSYLSGGIFAGVIYLKVGFLVFYMVCLVIGLIIGYEYYKLKFTKIIRRKRNVKRIKAIVSSE, from the coding sequence ATGCTGAGAAAACATAATAAATATAGAACAGTAAAAGATAACATTCAGTTAGGTGGTCTAACGGCGTTTTCTGCCGGAATGGTAAATGTAACATCGGTAATCATATTTTTTGCATTTACTTCTAACGTAACCGGCCATTATGCTATCCTGGCCGAGGAAATAGCCAAAGGGAACTGGCACGAAGCACTAATTGTATTTGGTTGGATTTTCATGTTCTTTTTTGGTAACTTTTTCTCCAATTTTATTGTTATCAATTTTGACAGGAAAAACACCTATTTAGCGCACTCCACTCCATTATTAGTAGAGATATTATGCCTTTTTGCGGTAGGAACTTACGGACATTTCTATTATGCCGAAACCCTTGCTGAAACTGAAATAATGGTAGGAATCATGCTATTTGCAATGGGTATCCAAAATGGTTTAACTGCAAGTATTTCAAACTTTTCGGTAAAAACAACCCACCTTACCGGACTTACTACAGATATTGGCTTACTGGCCTCCATGTTTACTCAAAAGCGATTTAGAGAAAATAAAGATTTAATTGCAAAAAAGAATGTTTTACTAACTGTGGCTTCTTCATATTTATCCGGTGGTATTTTTGCAGGAGTAATTTATCTAAAAGTTGGCTTTCTAGTATTTTATATGGTTTGCCTGGTCATAGGTTTAATTATTGGCTACGAATATTATAAATTAAAATTCACCAAGATTATTAGACGAAAGCGCAATGTTAAGAGAATAAAAGCAATTGTTTCATCCGAGTAA
- a CDS encoding lipocalin family protein codes for MAKHSYTTAYILSFLTVIIIFSLLLSSTGTRNDAIIGEWKEVEWQYEKAPQRDSKDLSKKEKNAITKNLVIHEAEEWQFLPNGDVILRKDGEENKVMEWTLKGRGNILKLREENNSEHYNLYKLSEDELVLYFHTDLQAKGIVKLKFQRLDTKQYAEKT; via the coding sequence ATGGCCAAACATTCATATACCACAGCCTATATATTAAGTTTTCTGACGGTTATCATCATATTTAGTCTGCTGCTTTCTTCAACAGGAACGCGCAATGATGCCATTATAGGAGAATGGAAAGAGGTAGAGTGGCAATACGAAAAAGCACCCCAAAGAGATTCAAAAGATCTTTCAAAAAAGGAAAAAAATGCTATTACTAAAAACCTCGTAATACACGAAGCCGAAGAATGGCAATTTTTACCAAATGGAGATGTAATTCTTAGAAAAGATGGGGAAGAAAATAAGGTAATGGAATGGACGCTGAAAGGAAGGGGTAATATTTTAAAACTTCGAGAGGAAAACAATTCAGAACATTACAACTTATACAAATTAAGCGAAGATGAGCTGGTACTTTATTTTCATACAGATTTACAAGCTAAGGGAATCGTGAAATTAAAGTTTCAGAGATTAGATACAAAGCAGTATGCTGAGAAAACATAA
- a CDS encoding ATP-binding protein produces the protein MKTQNKIILFLTTVFFFYLLLFSGFIYYTLNNYFYTDFYKRLEIRAATAAKIELENRTDIDAVREIRQEYLEILPEEKIIIIDPEDELTNELERFKLSKSFFNEIESKNRASFNRNNTYYSGIKYETNGKTYYVIASAENYYSSHHTLYLRNLLIVGLITSCIIIFIIAYLFSRKVLAPVEDIVRRMRNISTENLNERLPMPKNNNELAAMTNTFNEMLNRLETSFEIQKNFISNASHELNTPLTSIIGQAEIALSKPRLAEAYIKSLYAILEDAEKLSLKTEALLSLAQTSYNNSHHLFEEIRLDELLIDVKENIIKLYPEAKIHIDFSHLPDTPEKLKFCGNKQLLHLALFNIIMNASKYSNHQKVNVALAVSSENIIIVIKDRGIGIPKDELNHIYDPFFRASNTTKYKGYGIGLPLSRNIIRIHHGVLNVSSIDQQGTTVEIKIPVS, from the coding sequence ATGAAAACTCAAAATAAAATAATCCTTTTTTTAACCACGGTTTTTTTCTTTTACCTACTATTATTTAGTGGGTTTATATACTATACGCTAAACAATTATTTTTACACCGATTTCTATAAGCGCCTTGAAATAAGAGCTGCAACTGCAGCTAAAATAGAGCTGGAAAACAGAACCGATATTGATGCGGTTAGAGAAATTAGACAGGAATACCTTGAAATTCTACCTGAAGAGAAGATAATAATTATTGACCCGGAAGATGAGCTAACAAATGAACTTGAAAGATTTAAGTTAAGTAAAAGTTTTTTTAATGAAATTGAATCAAAAAACAGGGCATCTTTTAATCGAAATAACACGTACTATTCAGGTATAAAATATGAAACTAACGGAAAAACCTATTATGTAATTGCCAGTGCTGAGAATTATTATAGCTCTCACCACACCTTATACCTTAGGAATTTACTTATTGTTGGGCTAATCACTTCCTGTATTATCATTTTTATCATTGCATATTTATTCTCAAGAAAGGTTTTGGCCCCGGTGGAGGATATAGTTAGACGAATGAGAAATATAAGCACCGAAAATCTCAACGAACGTTTGCCAATGCCTAAAAATAACAACGAATTGGCCGCCATGACCAATACTTTTAATGAGATGCTTAATAGGTTGGAAACCTCTTTCGAAATACAAAAGAATTTTATTAGTAATGCCTCGCACGAACTTAATACGCCACTAACCTCAATAATTGGTCAGGCTGAAATAGCTCTTTCTAAACCAAGACTTGCTGAAGCTTATATTAAAAGTCTTTATGCAATCCTCGAAGACGCAGAAAAACTTAGCCTAAAGACCGAAGCTTTACTATCACTGGCGCAAACCAGCTATAATAATTCCCATCATCTTTTTGAGGAAATAAGGCTTGATGAGCTTTTAATAGATGTTAAAGAAAATATCATAAAACTATACCCTGAAGCTAAAATACACATCGATTTTAGTCATTTACCGGACACCCCGGAAAAGTTAAAATTCTGTGGTAATAAACAGCTACTTCATCTCGCGTTATTCAATATAATAATGAATGCCAGCAAATACTCTAATCATCAGAAGGTAAATGTTGCCCTGGCAGTTTCCAGTGAGAACATTATTATTGTAATAAAAGATAGGGGAATTGGAATCCCTAAAGACGAGCTGAATCATATTTATGATCCATTTTTTCGGGCTTCAAATACCACTAAATATAAAGGCTATGGAATAGGCTTACCTCTTAGCCGAAATATTATTAGAATTCACCACGGCGTTCTAAATGTTTCCTCTATAGATCAGCAAGGAACCACCGTAGAGATCAAAATTCCAGTTTCTTAA
- a CDS encoding response regulator transcription factor codes for MKKRILLIEDDTKVCDFINQGLTEAGFEVSIAFNGNQGVKMATAKDLPFDLLILDIMLPDKNGIEICAEVRKTDTKIPILFLTALGSTENIALGLNSGGDDYLTKPFKFIELIARINSLLRRSSDSTMQAIEDRDIFHFSCLELNNTTKTLKINKKPVKLTYTEYKLMLVFIQSPNKVFSQPELLEKVWGMDYDIGTNVVNVYVNYLRKKIEKAGSPRVIQTVIGLGYVLKEE; via the coding sequence ATGAAAAAGAGAATTCTCCTTATTGAAGATGACACTAAAGTGTGTGATTTTATAAATCAAGGCCTCACAGAAGCTGGTTTTGAAGTAAGTATAGCATTTAACGGGAACCAGGGGGTTAAAATGGCCACAGCAAAAGATTTGCCTTTTGACCTCCTAATTCTCGATATTATGTTGCCAGACAAAAACGGAATTGAGATATGTGCCGAGGTTAGAAAAACCGACACCAAAATCCCTATTTTGTTTCTAACCGCCCTGGGAAGCACTGAAAACATTGCTTTGGGATTAAATAGCGGTGGTGACGACTACCTAACCAAACCCTTCAAATTTATTGAACTTATTGCCAGGATAAATAGCTTACTTAGAAGATCTTCAGATTCGACAATGCAGGCTATAGAAGACCGCGATATTTTCCATTTTTCCTGTTTAGAACTCAATAATACCACTAAAACGCTAAAAATAAATAAGAAACCTGTCAAACTCACCTATACCGAATATAAATTGATGCTGGTTTTTATTCAATCTCCTAACAAGGTATTTTCTCAACCAGAATTACTGGAAAAAGTTTGGGGAATGGATTACGATATTGGGACTAACGTGGTAAATGTTTATGTAAACTATCTTCGTAAGAAAATAGAAAAAGCCGGAAGTCCGCGTGTAATTCAAACTGTAATAGGCTTAGGCTATGTATTGAAAGAAGAATGA